In a genomic window of Venatoribacter cucullus:
- a CDS encoding glycogen/starch synthase yields the protein MKILLQTPTAIPPYKYGGTNRVVWSLGKELVKQGHDVTFLAPVGSTCAFAPVVHFTTDIPLQQQIPDG from the coding sequence ATGAAGATTCTGTTACAAACCCCAACCGCTATTCCGCCTTATAAATATGGCGGAACCAATCGGGTTGTCTGGAGCCTGGGTAAAGAACTGGTCAAGCAGGGCCATGATGTCACCTTTCTGGCACCAGTAGGATCAACCTGCGCATTTGCGCCGGTTGTGCACTTCACAACGGATATACCTTTGCAGCAGCAGATTCCGGATGGTTAG
- the ahcY gene encoding adenosylhomocysteinase — protein sequence MTFTDYKVADMSLADWGRKEIKIAESEMPALMALRRKYKESQPLAGAKIMGCIHMTIQTAVLIETLVDLGADVRWSSCNIFSTQDHAAAAIAAAGIPVFAWKGETEEEFLWCIEQTILAEKDGSAVWDANMILDDGGDLTEMVHAKYPAMLNSIHGISEETTTGVHRLLDMLAKGELKVPAINVNDSVTKSKNDNKYGCRHSLNDAIKRGTDHLLSGKKALVIGYGDVGKGSAASLRQEGMIVKVTEIDPICAMQACMDGYEVVSPYINGENLGTLECVDGDLLGKTDLLVTTTGNINVCDQFMLQKLKSGAVVCNIGHFDNEIDTAFMRKNWEWEEIKPQVHKVYRNKAADDHLLLLSEGRLVNLGNATGHPSRIMDGSFANQVLAQIYLYERKFANLMEAEKAESVYVKVLPKKLDEEVAKDMVEGFGGVITKLTPTQAKYINVKVDGPFKPEAYKY from the coding sequence ATGACCTTCACCGACTACAAAGTTGCCGATATGTCCCTGGCCGACTGGGGCCGTAAAGAAATTAAAATCGCCGAAAGCGAAATGCCGGCACTGATGGCGCTGCGCCGCAAATACAAAGAATCACAGCCGTTGGCCGGTGCCAAAATCATGGGCTGTATTCACATGACCATTCAGACCGCGGTGCTGATCGAAACCCTGGTCGATCTGGGTGCCGACGTGCGCTGGTCTTCCTGCAATATTTTCTCTACCCAGGACCATGCCGCTGCCGCTATTGCGGCCGCCGGTATTCCGGTATTTGCCTGGAAAGGCGAAACCGAAGAAGAATTCCTGTGGTGCATTGAGCAAACCATTCTGGCCGAAAAAGACGGCAGCGCAGTCTGGGATGCCAACATGATTCTGGACGACGGTGGCGACCTGACCGAAATGGTTCACGCCAAATATCCGGCCATGCTGAACAGCATTCACGGTATTTCGGAAGAAACCACCACCGGCGTGCACCGTTTGCTGGACATGCTGGCCAAAGGTGAGCTGAAAGTACCGGCGATTAACGTCAACGATTCTGTAACCAAATCCAAAAACGACAACAAATACGGTTGCCGCCATTCTCTGAACGACGCGATCAAGCGTGGTACTGACCACCTGCTGAGCGGTAAAAAAGCGCTGGTTATCGGTTACGGCGATGTGGGTAAAGGCTCTGCCGCGTCCCTGCGTCAGGAAGGCATGATCGTAAAAGTCACCGAAATTGACCCGATCTGCGCCATGCAGGCCTGCATGGACGGTTACGAAGTGGTTTCACCCTATATTAATGGTGAAAACCTCGGCACACTGGAATGCGTAGACGGCGACCTGCTGGGCAAAACCGACCTGCTGGTGACCACCACCGGCAACATCAACGTGTGCGACCAGTTTATGCTGCAAAAGCTGAAATCCGGCGCTGTGGTGTGCAACATCGGCCACTTCGATAACGAAATCGATACCGCCTTTATGCGCAAAAACTGGGAATGGGAAGAAATTAAACCCCAGGTACACAAGGTTTACCGCAACAAAGCGGCCGACGATCACCTGCTGCTTCTGTCTGAGGGCCGCTTAGTGAACCTGGGCAACGCCACTGGCCACCCATCCCGCATTATGGACGGTTCTTTCGCCAACCAGGTACTGGCGCAGATTTATCTGTACGAGCGTAAATTCGCCAACCTGATGGAAGCCGAAAAAGCCGAAAGCGTGTACGTAAAAGTACTGCCGAAAAAACTGGACGAAGAAGTCGCCAAAGACATGGTGGAAGGTTTCGGTGGCGTAATCACCAAACTGACGCCGACTCAGGCGAAATACATCAACGTAAAAGTGGATGGCCCGTTCAAGCCGGAAGCGTATAAATACTAA
- the metF gene encoding methylenetetrahydrofolate reductase [NAD(P)H] → MTTLSFEFFPTKTDEGTGNLLKVRDELAPFNPEFFSVTYGAGGSTRDRTFAIVKAIQERGIAAAPHLSCVGDSKTDLRDLLTRYKELGINRIVTLRGDLPSGSGLASSELRYANELVEFIREETGDHFTLEVAAYPEMHPQATSFEKDLQNFVRKVKAGADSAITQYFFNADSYFHFVDRVRAMGVDIPIIPGIMPITNYSKLARFSDSCGAEIPRWIRKQLEAYGDDSDSIVKFGEEVVTDMCRRLLDGGAPGLHFYTLNQSKPSLAVWKNLI, encoded by the coding sequence ATGACAACTTTAAGTTTTGAATTTTTCCCGACCAAAACCGACGAAGGTACAGGCAACCTGCTGAAAGTGCGCGATGAACTGGCGCCTTTTAATCCGGAGTTTTTTTCGGTGACTTACGGTGCCGGCGGTTCTACCCGCGACCGCACTTTTGCCATTGTAAAAGCCATTCAGGAACGAGGCATTGCCGCTGCCCCGCACTTGTCCTGCGTGGGCGACAGCAAAACCGATCTGCGCGACCTGCTTACCCGCTATAAAGAACTGGGCATTAACCGCATCGTTACCCTGCGCGGCGACCTGCCCAGCGGCTCTGGCCTGGCCAGCAGCGAACTGCGCTACGCCAACGAACTGGTGGAATTTATCCGGGAAGAAACCGGCGACCACTTCACCCTGGAAGTGGCGGCTTACCCGGAAATGCACCCGCAAGCGACCAGCTTTGAAAAAGACCTGCAGAACTTTGTCCGCAAAGTAAAAGCCGGTGCCGACAGCGCCATTACCCAGTACTTTTTCAACGCCGACAGCTACTTCCACTTTGTTGACCGTGTACGGGCCATGGGCGTGGATATTCCGATTATCCCGGGCATTATGCCGATTACTAACTACAGCAAGCTGGCGCGCTTTTCCGACAGCTGTGGTGCTGAAATTCCGCGCTGGATCCGCAAGCAGCTGGAAGCCTACGGCGACGACAGCGACAGCATCGTGAAGTTTGGCGAAGAAGTGGTGACCGATATGTGCCGTCGTCTGCTGGATGGCGGCGCACCGGGGCTGCATTTCTATACGCTGAACCAGTCTAAACCCAGCCTGGCGGTGTGGAAAAATCTGATCTGA
- a CDS encoding four helix bundle protein — protein sequence MRNYQELEAWQHSMILTESIYRITASFPENERFGLTSQMRRAAISIPSNIAEGHGRESGQDFKRFLLIARGSLSELETQLKIAQRIGLYVEDETVETQIQRVFSLLNGLINYLKRKFNP from the coding sequence ATGAGAAATTATCAGGAGTTAGAAGCCTGGCAGCATTCGATGATATTAACGGAATCTATTTATCGTATTACTGCCAGCTTCCCTGAGAATGAAAGATTTGGACTGACCAGCCAGATGCGACGGGCTGCAATAAGCATCCCCTCTAACATCGCGGAAGGCCACGGCCGTGAGTCCGGACAGGATTTTAAGCGTTTTCTGCTGATTGCACGCGGTTCATTATCAGAGCTAGAGACGCAACTAAAAATTGCACAAAGAATTGGATTGTATGTTGAGGATGAAACGGTTGAGACACAGATTCAGCGTGTATTCTCGCTGCTTAATGGCCTCATCAACTATCTGAAACGAAAATTTAATCCGTAA
- a CDS encoding mannose-1-phosphate guanylyltransferase/mannose-6-phosphate isomerase: MIPVIMAGGSGTRLWPLSRTSFPKQFLNLNGVDTMLQSTVSRLDGLPVDEPIVICNTEHRFLVAEQLRQIQKKASILLEPIGRNTAPAIALAALHALRNNKDHNPVLLILAADHIINDGDAFRAAVKKLLPEVENGKFGTLGIVPTEAATGYGYIKANTTSTDELSDVEQFVEKPDLKTAQEYLKEGGYFWNSGIFMVRADRYLEALKEYRPDIFNICQLAIETTTTDCDFIRVNEEVFSKCADESIDYAIMEPLSQISGDSQIVVSPLIAGWNDIGSWSALWEIGNKDNDGNVIMTGNSTSKNDIIMKNSQNCLVSANHKLVATIGIKDLVIVDTPDAILVADRSMVQDVKSIVAELKKRERTEHYSHREVYRPWGKYDSIDNGERYQVKRITVNPGAKLSLQMHHHRAEHWIVVSGTAKVTNGEKTFIVTENQSTYIPIGQIHCLENPGVIPLEMVEVQSGSYLGEDDIVRLKDQYGRT, encoded by the coding sequence ATGATCCCGGTAATTATGGCTGGAGGCTCTGGAACTCGGTTATGGCCATTGTCACGAACTTCTTTTCCAAAACAATTCTTAAATCTCAACGGCGTCGATACCATGCTGCAAAGTACAGTATCCAGGCTAGACGGACTTCCAGTTGATGAACCCATTGTTATTTGCAATACCGAACATCGTTTTTTAGTTGCAGAACAGCTTCGACAAATACAAAAAAAAGCCAGCATCTTACTGGAACCCATTGGAAGAAATACTGCACCAGCCATCGCACTGGCCGCATTACACGCCTTACGCAACAATAAAGATCACAACCCAGTTTTGTTAATTTTAGCTGCAGATCACATTATAAATGATGGTGATGCATTCCGAGCCGCCGTAAAAAAGTTATTACCTGAAGTAGAAAATGGAAAATTTGGAACACTGGGTATTGTTCCAACAGAAGCTGCAACTGGTTATGGTTATATTAAAGCGAATACAACATCAACAGACGAATTATCTGATGTTGAACAGTTTGTTGAAAAACCTGACCTGAAAACAGCCCAGGAGTATCTAAAAGAAGGCGGGTACTTTTGGAATAGCGGAATATTCATGGTTCGTGCAGACCGGTACCTAGAAGCACTAAAAGAATACCGCCCAGATATTTTCAACATCTGCCAGCTTGCCATTGAAACAACAACAACCGATTGTGACTTTATCAGAGTTAATGAGGAAGTTTTTTCAAAATGCGCTGATGAATCCATTGATTACGCCATAATGGAACCTTTATCACAAATATCCGGTGATTCTCAAATTGTCGTTTCACCTCTAATTGCCGGCTGGAATGATATTGGAAGCTGGTCGGCATTATGGGAGATTGGCAACAAAGACAATGATGGCAATGTAATAATGACGGGAAATTCAACCAGCAAAAATGACATTATAATGAAGAACAGCCAAAACTGTCTGGTATCGGCTAATCACAAGCTGGTTGCAACTATTGGCATTAAAGATTTAGTTATTGTGGACACACCCGATGCTATCTTAGTGGCTGATAGATCAATGGTTCAGGATGTTAAATCCATCGTGGCGGAATTAAAAAAACGCGAAAGAACAGAACATTATAGTCACCGAGAAGTCTATCGACCCTGGGGAAAATACGACTCCATCGATAATGGTGAACGCTACCAAGTAAAACGAATTACCGTTAATCCAGGAGCCAAGCTCTCACTACAAATGCATCATCATAGAGCAGAGCACTGGATTGTCGTTTCAGGAACGGCAAAAGTCACAAATGGAGAAAAAACGTTTATAGTTACAGAAAATCAGTCGACTTATATTCCTATTGGCCAGATTCACTGCTTGGAAAATCCAGGGGTAATACCGCTGGAAATGGTGGAAGTACAATCTGGTTCATATTTAGGAGAAGACGACATTGTTCGCCTGAAAGATCAATACGGTCGAACCTGA